The following proteins come from a genomic window of Pleuronectes platessa chromosome 2, fPlePla1.1, whole genome shotgun sequence:
- the LOC128453372 gene encoding piggyBac transposable element-derived protein 4-like has protein sequence MSRRPIRRFSVREALDLFYQTDEDGIGVEPEIEEEVSEIEDNDPDFDPDHHETEQSTYGEEEAPEEEAPGEEDPVEDTPEVTFQSKDGNLLWYSSPQDRGGRTRGENIIRMSPGPTRYATSRVDDIKSSFQLFLPESIVEIILAMTNLEGGRVFADTWKALDQVDLQAYMGLLILAGVHRSNNEATKSLWDAESGRPIFRSTMSLQQFHVLSRIIRFDDRATRPFRWRDDKLAAIRNVWDRWVERLPLMYNPGPEVTVDERLVPFRGRCPFKQYIPSKPGKYGIKIWAACDARSSYAWNMQVYTGKPVTGRPEKNQGMRVVLDMTAGLKGHNITCDNFFTSHGLGQELLKRKLTMVGTVRKNKPQLPPALVSTRGREALSSKFAFTDTHSLVSYLPKKNKNVILMSTLHKDAAVSEAEHRKPQIILDYNRNKGGVDCLDKLTGTYTCKRMTARWPVAVFHNILDVSACNAYVVWTAIDPAWNQGKCFKRRLFLAELGKALVTPLIQRRQHLPRTPASCSLVRSLQAPAMALATLPPKQGQKRKRCKLCAPRDNKTSLTCFKCDAYVCKTHCDLIAKCHSCV, from the exons ATGAGTCGGCGCCCGATCAGACGTTTTTCTGTCAGAGAGGCTCTTGACCTTTTttatcaaactgatgaagacgggattggagttgaaccagaaatAGAGGAGGAAGTTTCAGAAATAGAAGACAACGATCCTGATTTTGATCCAGACCATCATGAGACCGAACAGTCAACATATGGCGAGGAAGAGGCCCCTGAGGAAGAGGCACCTGGGGAAGAGGACCCTGTGGAAGACACACCTGAGGTGACATTCCAGTCCAAGGATGGCAACTTGCTCTGGTATTCATCCCCCCAGGACAGAGGAGGCAGAACAAGAGGGGAAAATATCATTAGGATGTCACCAGGGCCAACACGGTATGCAACATCTCGTGTGGATGACATCAAGTCCAGCTTCCAACTCTTTTTACCAGAGTCCATTGTGGAAATTATACTGGCGATGACAAACCTGGAAGGGGGGCGTGTGTTTGCGGACACATGGAAGGCCTTGGACCAGGTAGACCTCCAAGCCTACATGGGTCTGTTGATTCTAGCAGGAGTACATCGGTCCAACAATGAGGCTACAAAAAGTCTGTGGGATGCAGAGTCAGGGAGGCCTATATTCCGGTCAACTATGTCCCTGCAACAGTTTCATGTCCTCTCAAGAATTATCAGATTTGATGACAGAGCTACACGACCTTTCCGCTGGCGAGACGACAAACTGGCTGCCATCAGGAACGTTTGGGACAGGTGGGTGGAGCGCCTACCACTGATGTACAATCCAGGCCCTGAGGTGACAGTGGACGAGCGCCTGGTCCCTTTCAGAGGTCGCTGTCCATTCAAACAGTACATCCCAAGCAAACCAGGCAAGTATGGGATCAAGATCTGGGCAGCATGTGATGCCAGGAGCAGCTACGCCTGGAATATGCAGGTTTACACAGGGAAACCTGTTACTGGAAGGCCAGAAAAAAACCAAGGCATGCGTGTTGTGTTGGACATGACAGCCGGTCTCAAGGGGCATAACATCACATGTGATAACTTTTTCACATCACATGGGCTTGGTCAGGAGCTGCTGAAAAGAAAGCTCACCATGGTGGGGACAGTGAGGAAGAACAAGCCTCAACTTCCCCCTGCACTGGTGTCgaccagagggagagaggcactCTCATccaaatttgctttcactgacacacacagtcttgtgTCATATTTgcccaagaaaaataaaaatgtcatcctGATGAGCACTCTACACAAAGACGCCGCTGTCAGCGAAGCAGAGCACAGGAAGCCCCAGATCATCCTGGACTACAACAGAAACAAAGGAGGCGTTGATTGCCTTGATAAG CTTACTGGTACATACACCTGCAAGCGAATGACAGCTCGTTGGCCTGTGGCTGTGTTCCACAACATCCTCGATGTGTCTGCATGTAATGCATATGTGGTGTGGACAGCGATCGACCCAGCCTGGAATCAGGGGAAATGTTTCAAGAGGAGACTCTTCCTGGCAGAGCTTGGGAAAGCTTTAGTGACTCCTCTAATTCAACGGCGCCAGCACCTTCCCCGCACACCAGCCTCTTGCAGTCTGGTGAGGAGTCTGCAAGCCCCAGCCATGGCCCTGGCCACTCTCCCCCCAAAACAGGGGCAGAAACGGAAGAGATGCAAGCTATGTGCCCCTAGAGACAATAAGACAAGTCTTACATGTTTCAAATGTGATGCCTACGTTTGCAAGacacactgtgacctgattgCAAAATGCCACTCCtgtgtctga